GGGCCAAGCTACATATACAATCCACCACAGACCGAAAGAGGGCCCTGCCTGAAGCGGATTTTGTCATTACATCAGTTGCAGTCCGACGGGACGAGCTGTGGCGAATCGATTGGGATATCCCCAAACGTTACGGTCTTCGCCAGGTTCTCGGTGAAAATGGTGGGCCGGGGGGACTGTCTCACGCTCTTCGGAACATCCCCATCATCCTTGACATTTGCAGAGACATGGAAGAACTCTGTCCGAATGCGTACCTCATCAATTTTACAAACCCGGAAAGTCGCATCATCATGGCCGTCAACCAGTACACCAGCATCAAAGCCGTTGGGTTGTGTCACGGCGTGTTTATGGGGCGAAATCGCGTCGCACAAATCCTTTCGCGAGACCCAGAGACCATCGATGTAAAGGCGGCCGGAGTGAACCACTTGTTGTGGCTGCTAGATATTCGTGATGAGCAAACGGGCGATGACTTGTACCCCTTACTCCGCAGTATGGAGGCCAATCTACCGGATGGAGACATCGGTTTGTATGGCGCCGATCCGCTCAGTCGAAAGTTGTTTCGCCACTTCGGTTACTGGCCCTCACCAAGCGATGACCACGTAGGCGAGTACCTCCCATATGCCTGGGAACTTACAGGTATGGAGGGGTATGACTTTGAAGGTGCCGACGAGTTCCGCAAACAACGCGCTGCGCAGATTCAGGAATGGATTACAGGGCAAGCCCCGCTCGGAGACTTGTTAACCAAGCCGTCTGGCGAAATCGCTTTCACCATGATTCGCGCCATCGCCGAAAACCGCAATGAGTATGTCATGGCGGTCAACATTCCCAATTCGGGGTGTATTACCAATTTACCGCCACATGCCATTGTTGAGGTACCTGCCATTGTCAGTGGATATGGGATTCAAGGTCTGACGATGGGGGATTTACCTATAGGCATTGCGGCCCTTTGTCAGACACAGGTGGCCGTGCAACAGCTCGTCGTTAAGGCTGCCGTGGAAGGAGACAAGCAAGCAGCTCTCCAAGCCTTGCTTATCGATCCGGTGATAGACAGCATGTCCGCTGCAGAGCAAACACTGGATGCACTGCTGTCCACACATCGACCATACTTGCCCCAATTTCATGGATAGACTGTCGACTCATTTCATCGATGGATGACTCGATTTTCATGGACTGTCGACTCATTTCATGAATCGATGACTTAATTTTCATGGATAGACGCCGCAATTCATTTTGTGTGGAGGGATTTGCATGCAGCTACAGGTGGTGTCGAAAGAACAATTCCCGCTCACCGCTGCCGACCTCATTGAACCGTATTTTACGCAGGATGCGCAGGATGGACAAAGACAAATTTGTTTTGCGGCGGGAAACACACCAACTACAACCTATGCAGAACTGGTGCGACGCTTTCAGGCGGGCCGTCTCCCTGTCGACCTTGTGGTAGGTTTTACGCTTGACGAATACACGGGCCTCTCGCGCACACATCCAAGGTCTTGCTTTCAATCGCTGCAACGGCAGCTCTATCAGGGATTACAGTGGTCGTCTGAACAGACGATGACGTACGACGATACGCTTGAACCGGAAGCATCAGCAATGGCGTATGAGCAGCTGATTGCGAAGAGCGGGGGGTTCGACTTAGCGATTCTCGGCATTGGTATGAACGGTCACGTCGGTTTCAATGAGCCAGGGACACCGTTTGACAGCAGGACGCATGTGGCAACACTCACCGCCATGACAACGCAGCGCGCTCATCGGGAAGGCTGGATGGATGTCCCCTCGTACGGACTGACAGTCGGCATCGGAACGCTGAAAGACGCAAAAACGGTGCTCTTGATGGCGAACGGAAGTCACAAGGCCGACATTGTTTTGCGCATTGTTCGTGGAGAAGTATCGGAGGAAGTGCCGGCTACAGCATTTCGGGATCACCCGAACAGCTTGTTGCTGCTCGACGAAGATGCGGCGAGTCAGCTATAGGCGGTAGCAGCTGTTTGGAGTCCATAGATTTGGACATTGGGGGGCTATGCGTTGAAGAGTAAAACGAAAGTGGTTTTAGTGGGAGTGGCAGGATTCTTCTTGGTGACTGGTTGTGGTGGGGCCCCGCCGGGAACGGGAGGGAACGGTGGTTCAAACACCGGCGCCCCGGCATCCGGTAACGCAGCCAACAGTTCTTCAGGTGGCACAGCGGCAAGCACGCTCAGTTGGAGCGGTACAAGCGACCCGTCTTTGAAAGGCCAAACCATCACCGTTCTTTGGACCGATACAAATGGTCTTCGTGGGAAGATGATTAAGCAGTTTGAACAACAGACTGGAATCCATGTTAAGGAGATTGGGGTTGACTACAACTCTGTCTACAACAAAGTCACCACCGCCGCCATGGCCAACTCATCGGATATCGATGTCGCCGAGATGGACACGATATGGGCGGGTCAGTATTTCAAAGGGAACATTGCGCTCGACCTTAGCAACATTATTCCGCAAAATGTACAATCCGAATTTACCAGCTCGTCTCTATCGTCGGTAACCTACAACGGACACTTGATGGGGATACCGTGGTTCTCAAGTTCTAAACACTTGTTCTATAACACAGCACTCCTGCGCCAGGCTGGTATCACGTCGCCGCCGAAGACATGGGATGCTTTTTACAATGATTCTCTGATTATTCAGAAAAAACTAGGAAGCAAAGGCATCTATGCATCGGCGTGGTCCTGGAAACAAGCAGAGAGCTTAACGTGTGATTACGTAGGCTTTCTCGGTGCATATAGCGGTCAGTTCTTTGACAGTAGTGGCAAACCACTGTTTGACCAGGCGGGCGGCTTGCAGGCCTTGCAGTACATGCAGAAGCTGATGAAGTCCGGCACCGTGGACCCAGCGAGC
The Alicyclobacillus curvatus genome window above contains:
- a CDS encoding glucosamine-6-phosphate deaminase — translated: MQLQVVSKEQFPLTAADLIEPYFTQDAQDGQRQICFAAGNTPTTTYAELVRRFQAGRLPVDLVVGFTLDEYTGLSRTHPRSCFQSLQRQLYQGLQWSSEQTMTYDDTLEPEASAMAYEQLIAKSGGFDLAILGIGMNGHVGFNEPGTPFDSRTHVATLTAMTTQRAHREGWMDVPSYGLTVGIGTLKDAKTVLLMANGSHKADIVLRIVRGEVSEEVPATAFRDHPNSLLLLDEDAASQL
- a CDS encoding sugar ABC transporter substrate-binding protein; translation: MKSKTKVVLVGVAGFFLVTGCGGAPPGTGGNGGSNTGAPASGNAANSSSGGTAASTLSWSGTSDPSLKGQTITVLWTDTNGLRGKMIKQFEQQTGIHVKEIGVDYNSVYNKVTTAAMANSSDIDVAEMDTIWAGQYFKGNIALDLSNIIPQNVQSEFTSSSLSSVTYNGHLMGIPWFSSSKHLFYNTALLRQAGITSPPKTWDAFYNDSLIIQKKLGSKGIYASAWSWKQAESLTCDYVGFLGAYSGQFFDSSGKPLFDQAGGLQALQYMQKLMKSGTVDPASLQWTEQDVQNAFMAGKIAMMSNWEEGSNMNDPHQSVIQGKWKAALLPGEGSVVSATCTGSEGLAIMKNSKHQEAALAFLKWIAGTGYQTMEYQQEGQLPSLNALYPVLEKQDKLGTIKVYQQQYQYGVNRPNAPGYVQWSDILSADLHNALVGQGTAQSDLQDAATKIQQAISNS